The following coding sequences are from one Melospiza melodia melodia isolate bMelMel2 chromosome 2, bMelMel2.pri, whole genome shotgun sequence window:
- the GPR12 gene encoding G-protein coupled receptor 12 codes for MNEDLKVNLSWLPQDHVEASSTENASAAGSSLVPAVDPEPELLVNPWDIVLCTSGTLISCENAIVVLIIFHNPSLRAPMFLLIGSLALADLLAGIGLIINFVFAYLLQSEATKLVTIGLIVASFSASVGSLLAITVDRYLSLYYALTYNSERTVTFTYVMLILLWGASICIGLLPVMGWNCLRDESTCSVIRPLTKNNAAVLSVSFLLMFALMLQLYIQICKIVMRHAHQIALQHHFLATSHYVTTRKGVSTLAIILGTFAACWMPFTLYSLIADYTYPSIYTYATLLPATYNSIINPVIYAFRNQEIQKALWLVCCGCIPSNLSQRARSPSDV; via the coding sequence ATGAATGAAGATCTGAAGGTTAATTTGAGCTGGCTGCCTCAGGATCATGTAGAAGCCAGCTCTACAGAGAATGCCTCAGCTGCAGGCTCCTCCCTGGTTCCTGCCGTAGACCCTGAGCCAGAGCTTTTGGTAAACCCCTGGGACATTGTCTTGTGTACTTCAGGGACCCTTATCTCCTGCGAAAATGCCATTGTGGTTCTGATCATTTTCCATAATCCCAGTCTTCGCGCCCCCATGTTCCTCCTGATAGGCAGCCTGGCGCTGGCAGATCTCTTAGCAGGCATTGGATTGATCATCAATTTTGTTTTTGCCTACCTTCTGCAGTCAGAAGCTACGAAACTGGTTACGATTGGACTGATTGTTGCCTCTTTCTCAGCATCTGTTGGCAGCTTGCTGGCTATCACTGTTGATCGTTACCTCTCCCTGTATTATGCTCTGACTTACAATTCAGAGAGGACTGTCACTTTTACCTATGTCATGCTTATATTGCTCTGGGGAGCATCTATCTGTATTGGACTGCTGCCTGTGATGGGCTGGAACTGCCTCAGAGATGAATCCACCTGCAGTGTTATCAGACCACTCACTAAAAATAATGCAGCTGTCCTTTCGGTCTCTTTCTTGCTTATGTTTGCCCTCATGCTGCAGCTCTACATTCAGATCTGTAAAATCGTGATGCGCCATGCCCATCAGATTGCCTTGCAACACCATTTCCTGGCCACTTCCCACTATGTGACCACCCGAAAAGGAGTGTCTACTTTGGCCATTATTTTGGGGACCTTTGCAGCTTGCTGGATGCCTTTTACTCTCTATTCTTTAATAGCAGATTACACCTATCCTTCTATATACACCTATGCCACCCTCCTGCCAGCCACCTACAATTCCATCATCAATCCTGTAATATATGCTTTTAGAAACCAGGAGATACAGAAAGCACTTTGGCTCGTCTGTTGTGGCTGTATTCCTTCTAACCTGTCTCAGAGGGCAAGATCACCCAGTGATGTCTGA